The following are encoded together in the Anopheles nili chromosome 3, idAnoNiliSN_F5_01, whole genome shotgun sequence genome:
- the LOC128723306 gene encoding spectrin alpha chain isoform X2, producing the protein MEQFTPKEVRILESAEDIQERRDQVLNRYSEFKLETRQKREKLEDSRRFQYFKRDSDELESWINEKLQAASEESYRDPTNLQAKIQKHQAFEAEVSAHSNAIVVLDNTGQEMINQGHFASETIQRRLEELQRLWELLLSRLAEKGMKLQQALVLVQFLRHCEEVMFWIKDKEAFVTADEFGQDLEHVEVLQRKFDEFQKDMASQEYRVTEVNELADKLLFAGHPERETITRKKEDLNEAWQRLKQLAILRQEKLFGAHEIQRFNRDADETVAWIAEKDVVLSSDDYGRDLASVQALQRKHEGVERDLAALEDKVAALGTEAGRLCSIHADHSEQIREKQAEIAAYWQSLTAKAKERRQKLDESYFLHRFLADFRDLVSWINGMKAIISADELAKDVAGAEALLERHQEHKGEIDARVDSFMMTTEAGRKLLERDHYAAAEVQEKLAALENDKSSLLVLWEDRRILYEQCMDLQLFYRDTEQADTWMAKQEAFLANEDLGDSLDSVEALIKKHEDFEKSLAAQEEKIKALDVFATKLIDGQHYAADDVAQRRAMLLARRSALQEKSSVRQQLLEDSNSLQQFERDCDETKGWISEKLKFATDDSYLDPTNLNGKVQKHTNFEHELTANKSRIEDITATGQTLAEKGHYASDKVNGRMQEIVTLWESLVRASDKKGCKLQEASQQQQFNRTVEDIELWLSEVEGQLLSEDYGKDLTSVQNLQKKQALLEADVMAHQDRIEGIKVAANKFVESGHFDADNIRAKEGALSKRYAALAEPMSIRKQRLLDSLQVQQLFRDLEDEAAWIREKEPVAASTNRGRDLIGVQNLIKKHQAVLAEINNHESRCAGVISSGEQMLTEQPTASEEIKLRLDALKDQWNSLKEKSNQRKQDLEDSLQAHQYFADANEAESWMREKEPIVSNQDYGKDEDSSEALLKKHEALVSDLEAFGNTIQALQEQAKNCRQQETPVVDITGKECVMALYDYTEKSPREVSMKKNDVLTLLNSNNKDWWKVEVNDRQGFVPAAYIKKIDPGLSASQQNLIDGHSISKRQTQINSQYDNLLALARERQNKLNETVKAYVLVREAADLAAWIKDKESHAQIKDVGEDLEEVEVMQKKFDDFNDDLKANEVRLAKLNEIAIQLTSLGQTEAALKIKTQIQTLNEEWATLQTITQERASQLGSAHEVQRFHRDVDETKDWIAEKENALNNDELGKDLRGVQTLQRKHEGLERDLAALQDKIRQLDETANRLMQSHPDTAEQTYAKQKEINEEWQQVVTKAQQRKEKLLDSYDLQRFLSDYRDLSAWISSMMGLVTSEELANDVTGAEALIERHQNHRAEIDFRCGIPQEHRTEVDARAGTFSAFEQFGNELLQANHYAAPEIQEKIENLAKAREELERAWTARRLQLDQNLDLQLYLRDCEQAENWMSAREAFLNAEEVDSKGDNVEALIKKHEDFDKAINGHEEKIGALQVLADQLIAQEHYAGRLIDAKRQEVLDRWRHLKEDLIEKRSRLGDEQTLQQFSRDADEIENWIAEKLQLATEESYKDPANIQSKHQKHQAFEAELAANADRISSVLAMGSNLIDRNQCSGSEEAVQKRLTQIADQWEYLTQKTTEKSLKLKEANKQRTYIAAVKDLDFWLGEVESLLTSEDAGKDLASVQNLMKKHQLVEADIHAHEDRIKDMNSQADSLVESGQFDSAGIQEKRQSINERYERIRNLAAHRQARLNEANTLHQFFRDIADEESWIKEKKLLVGSDDYGRDLTGVQNLKKKHKRLEAELASHEPAIQAVQEAGEKLMDVSNLGVPEIEQRLKALNQAWTELKGLAATRGQKLDESLIYQQFLAKVEEEEAWITEKQQLLSVEDYGDSMAAVQGLMKKHDAFETDFAAHRDRCSDIRDHGQTLVTNNNHHGDSISQRCVQLDKKLENLQALATRRKTALMDNFAYLQFMWKADVVESWIADKENHVKSEEFGRDLSTVQTLLTKQETFDAGLSAFEHEGIHNITALKDQLINANHAQSAAILKRHEDVLTRWQKLRADSEARKYRLLNMQDQFRQIEDLYLTFAKKASAFNSWFENAEEDLTDPVRCNSIEEIKALREAHAAFQASLSSAQVDFQALAALDQKIKSFNVGPNPYTWFTMEALEDTWRNLQKIIEERDAELAKEVHRQEENDKLRKEFAKHANLFHQWLTETRYNILGWDKNGTSLMDGSGSLEEQFEALCHKANEIRARRGDLKKIEELGATLEEHLILDNRYTEHSTVGLAQQWDQLDQLAMRMQHNLKQQIQARNQSGVSEDSLKEFSMMFKHFDKDKSGKLNHQEFKSCLRALGYDLPMVEEGQPDPEFEEILNVVDPNRDGQVSLQEYIAFMISKETENVQSFEEIENAFRAITASDPRPRPYVTKEELYSNLTKDMADYCVQRMKPYNDPKTGHPITGALDYVEFTRTLFQN; encoded by the exons ATGGAGCAATTTACCCCGAAGGAGGTGCGAATCCTCGAAAGCGCTGAAGATATTCAAGAGCGACGCGACCAGGTGTTGAACCGCTACAGCGAGTTCAAGCTCGAGACTCGTCAGAAGCGCGAAAAGTTGGAAGATTCTCGCCGGTTCCAGTACTTCAAGCGTGACTCGGATGAGCTGGAAAGCTGGATCAACGAGAAGCTGCAGGCGGCGAGCGAAGAAAGCTATCGCGATCCAACCAACTTGCAAGCGAAAATCCAGAAGCACCAGGCGTTCGAGGCCGAAGTATCGGCGCACAGCAATGCTATCGTGGTGCTGGACAACACCGGCCAGGAGATGATCAATCAGGGTCACTTCGCTTCGGAAACGATCCAGCGCAGGCTGGAGGAGCTGCAGCGCCTGTGGGAGCTGCTGCTATCGCGGCTGGCCGAGAAAGGCATGAAGCTGCAGCAGGCTCTGGTGCTGGTGCAGTTCTTGCGTCACTGCGAGGAAGTGATGTTCTGGATCAAGGACAAGGAAGCGTTCGTCACGGCGGACGAGTTCGGCCAGGATTTGGAGCATGTCGAGGTATTGCAGCGCAAGTTCGACGAGTTTCAGAAGGACATGGCTTCCCAGGAGTACCGCGTGACGGAGGTGAACGAGCTAGCCGACAAGCTGCTGTTCGCCGGACATCCGGAGCGGGAAACGATCACGCGCAAGAAGGAGGATTTGAACGAGGCCTGGCAGCGCTTGAAACAGCTGGCCATATTGCGCCAGGAGAAGCTTTTCGGGGCGCACGAAATCCAGCGTTTCAACCGCGATGCGGATGAGACGGTTGCGTGGATCGCTGAGAAGGATGTCGTGCTGTCGTCCGACGATTACGGGCGCGATCTGGCCAGCGTACAAGCGCTGCAGCGCAAGCACGAAGGTGTGGAGCGTGATTTGGCAGCGCTCGAGGACAAGGTGGCGGCTCTCGGTACTGAAGCCGGCAGGCTCTGCAGCATTCATGCCGATCATAGCGAGCAGATTCGTGAGAAGCAGGCTGAGATTGCTGCTTACTGGCAGTCGTTGACAGCGAAAGCCAAAGAGCGCAGGCAGAAGCTCGACGAGTCCTACTTCTTGCATCGTTTCCTGGCCGATTTCCGTGATCTTGTGTCGTGGATCAACGGTATGAAAGCGATCATCTCCGCAGATGAGCTGGCAAAGGACGTTGCCGGGGCTGAGGCGTTGCTTGAGCGTCACCAAGAGCACAAAGGCGAGATTGACGCACGTGTTGATAGCTTCATGATGACAACGGAAGCCGGCCGGAAGCTCCTCGAACGTGACCACTACGCTGCGGCCGAGGTGCAGGAAAAGCTTGCCGCGCTCGAAAACGACAAGAGCTCGCTGCTCGTCCTGTGGGAGGACCGCCGCATCCTGTACGAGCAGTGCATGGATCTGCAGCTGTTCTACCGGGACACTGAGCAAGCGGACACGTGGATGGCCAAGCAAGAGGCATTCCTGGCAAATGAAGATCTAGGTGACTCGCTTGATTCGGTTGAGGCATTGATTAAAAAGCACGAGGACTTCGAGAAGAGTCTGGCAGCTCAGGAGGAGAAGATAAAGGCGTTGGATGTGTTTGCGACGAAGCTGATCGACGGTCAACACTACGCTGCGGACGATGTGGCCCAACGTCGAGCCATGCTTCTTGCGCGTCGTTCGGCTTTGCAGGAGAAGTCCTCAGTGCGACAGCAGTTGCTGGAGGACTCCAACTCGCTGCAGCAGTTCGAGCGGGATTGTGACGAAACGAAGGGTTGGATCAGCGAGAAGTTGAAGTTCGCAACTGATGATAGCTACCTCGATCCGACGAATCTGAATGGCAAGGTGCAGAAGCACACCAATTTCGAGCATGAACTGACCGCGAATAAGAGCCGTATTGAGGACATCACGGCCACCGGTCAGACACTTGCCGAGAAGGGTCACTACGCTTCGGATAAGGTGAACGGACGCATGCAAGAAATCGTGACACTGTGGGAGTCTCTTGTGCGTGCCTCGGATAAGAAGGGCTGTAAGCTGCAGGAGGcttcgcagcagcagcaattcaACCGTACCGTCGAAGACATCGAACTGTGGCTAAGTGAAGTCGAAGGTCAGCTGTTGTCAGAGGACTACGGCAAAGATCTGACGAGTGTGCAGAATCTGCAGAAAAAGCAGGCCTTGCTCGAAGCTGACGTTATGGCACACCAGGACCGTATCGAGGGCATCAAGGTGGCCGCAAACAAGTTCGTCGAAAGTGGTCATTTCGATGCAGATAATATTCGCGCAAAGGAAGGTGCTTTATCGAAGCGTTACGCTGCACTAGCTGAGCCAATGTCGATCCGAAAGCAGCGTTTGCTCGATTCGCTGCAGGTTCAGCAGCTGTTCCGCGATCTGGAGGATGAAGCAGCATGGATCCGTGAAAAGGAACCGGTTGCTGCTTCGACAAATCGCGGACGCGACTTGATTGGGGTGCAAAACTTGATCAAGAAGCATCAGGCCGTGCTTGCGGAAATCAACAACCACGAGAGTCGTTGCGCCGGAGTGATCTCGAGCGGTGAGCAGATGCTAACCGAACAGCCCACTGCAAGCGAGGAAATCAAGCTACGCCTGGATGCGCTAAAGGATCAATGGAACTCGTTGAAGGAGAAGTCGAACCAGCGCAAGCAGGATCTGGAGGACTCGTTGCAGGCGCATCAGTACTTCGCCGACGCCAACGAAGCGGAATCGTGGATGCGCGAAAAGGAGCCAATCGTGTCGAATCAAGACTACGGTAAAGATGAAGATTCCTCGGAAGCGCTGCTGAAGAAGCACGAGGCTCTTGTGTCGGACCTCGAAGCATTCGGTAACACGATTCAGGCCCTGCAAGAGCAAGCTAAGAACTGTCGCCAACAGGAAACCCCCGTTGTGGACATCACTGGCAAAGAGTGTGTGATGGCACTGTATGATTACACCGAGAAGTCGCCGCGTGAGGTGTCGATGAAGAAGAACGACGTATTGACGCTTCTTAATTCGAATAACAAGGACTGGTGGAAGGTGGAGGTGAACGATCGCCAAGGCTTCGTACCAGCGGCGTACATCAAGAAGATCGATCCTGGACTAAGCGCTAGCCAGCAGAACCTGATCGATGGACACTCGATCTCAAAGCGCCAGACGCAGATCAACAGCCAGTACGATAATCTACTTGCGCTGGCACGAGAACGCCAGAACAAGCTGAACGAAACGGTCAAAGCATATGTGCTGGTGCGCGAGGCAGCCGATTTGGCCGCGTGGATCAAGGATAAGGAGAGCCATGCGCAAATCAAGGATGTCGGCGAGGATCTCGAAGAGGTAGAAGTGATGCAGAAGAAGTTTGACGACTTCAACGACGACCTGAAGGCTAATGAAGTGCGGCTGGCAAAGCTGAATGAGATCGCTATCCAGCTGACGTCGCTTGGCCAGACTGAAGCGGCATTGAAGATCAAGACCCAGATCCAGACGTTGAACGAGGAGTGGGCTACCCTGCAGACGATCACACAGGAGCGGGCGAGTCAGCTTGGATCGGCGCATGAAGTTCAGCGATTCCATCGCGATGTCGACGAGACAAAGGATTGGATTGCGGAGAAGGAGAATGCGTTGAACAACGACGAGCTTGGTAAGGATCTGCGTGGAGTGCAAACGCTGCAGCGCAAGCACGAAGGTTTGGAGCGAGATCTTGCTGCGTTGCAAGACAAAATCCGTCAGCTGGACGAGACTGCGAACCGGCTGATGCAATCGCATCCGGATACTGCTGAGCAGACGTACGCCAAACAGAAGGAAATCAACGAGGAATGGCAGCAGGTGGTGACGAAGGCGCAACAGCGCAAGGAGAAGCTGCTCGATTCGTACGATCTGCAACGCTTCCTGAGCGACTACCGTGATCTGTCGGCCTGGATTAGCTCGATGATGGGACTGGTGACCTCTGAGGAGTTGGCCAACGATGTGACCGGTGCGGAGGCGCTGATCGAGCGTCATCAG aACCATCGTGCCGAAATAGATTTTCGTTGCGGTATCCCGCAG GAACATCGCACGGAGGTAGATGCACGCGCCGGTACGTTCTCGGCGTTCGAGCAATTCGGCAACGAGTTGCTGCAGGCAAATCACTATGCGGCACCCGAGATTCAGGAGAAGATCGAGAATCTGGCAAAGGCTCGCGAAGAGCTTGAGCGTGCCTGGACAGCCCGCCGGCTGCAACTCGACCAGAACCTGGATCTGCAACTGTACTTGCGCGACTGTGAGCAAGCCGAAAACTGGATGAGTGCTCGCGAGGCATTCCTGAACGCGGAAGAAGTCGACTCCAAGGGCGACAACGTTGAAGCGCTGATCAAGAAGCACGAAGATTTCGATAAGGCTATCAACGGGCATGAGGAGAAGATTGGCGCTTTGCAGGTGCTGGCCGACCAGTTGATCGCGCAGGAACATTACGCCGGTCGGTTGATCGATGCCAAGCGCCAGGAGGTGCTCGATCGCTGGCGTCACCTCAAGGAAGATCTGATCGAGAAGCGGTCACGTCTCGGTGACGAACAGACGCTGCAGCAGTTCTCTCGAGATGCGGACGAAATTGAGAATTGGATCGCGGAGAAACTGCAGCTAGCCACCGAGGAAAGCTACAAGGATCCAGCCAACATCCAGTCGAAACATCAGAAGCACCAGGCATTCGAAGCGGAGTTGGCGGCCAACGCAGACCGTATATCCAGCGTGCTAGCCATGGGAAGCAACCTGATCGATCGCAACCAGTGCAGCGGTTCGGAGGAAGCTGTGCAGAAGCGCTTGACGCAGATCGCTGACCAGTGGGAATACCTGACGCAGAAAACGACAGAAAAATCACTGAAGCTCAAGGAAGCGAACAAGCAGCGTACGTACATCGCCGCAGTGAAGGATCTGGACTTCTGGCTCGGTGAAGTTGAGAGTTTGCTAACGTCGGAAGACGCCGGCAAAGATTTGGCATCGGTTCAGAACCTCATGAAGAAGCATCAGCTGGTGGAGGCTGATATCCACGCGCACGAGGATCGCATTAAGGACATGAACAGCCAGGCAGATTCGTTGGTTGAGAGCGGCCAATTCGATAGCGCTGGCATTCAGGAGAAGCGACAGTCGATCAACGAGCGGTATGAACGAATTCGCAACCTAGCCGCTCATCGACAGGCTAGGCTGAACGAGGCGAACACACTGCACCAGTTCTTCCGCGACATTGCCGACGAAGAAAGCTGgataaaggagaaaaaacTGCTAGTTGGATCGGATGACTACGGTCGGGATCTGACGGGTGTGCAGAATCTTAAGAAGAAACATAAGCGCTTGGAAGCGGAGCTTGCGTCGCACGAGCCAGCCATTCAGGCGGTTCAGGAAGCTGGAGAAAAGCTGATGGATGTGTCCAATTTGGGTGTTCCGGAGATCGAGCAGCGTCTGAAGGCGCTCAACCAAGCCTGGACCGAGCTAAAGGGGCTGGCGGCTACCCGTGGACAGAAGTTGGACGAGTCGCTCATCTACCAGCAGTTCCTGGCGAAGGTTGAAGAGGAGGAGGCCTGGATCACGGAGAAGCAACAACTGCTCTCCGTCGAAGACTATGGTGATTCTATGGCGGCCGTGCAGGGCCTAATGAAGAAGCATGATGCCTTCGAGACGGACTTTGCTGCACATCGCGATCGTTGTTCGGATATTCGTGACCACGGCCAAACGCTGGTGACGAACAATAACCACCATGGTGACAGCATCTCGCAGCGCTGCGTGCAGCTTGATAAGAAGTTGGAGAACTTGCAGGCGCTAGCCACGCGTCGCAAGACGGCGCTGATGGATAACTTCGCCTATCTGCAGTTTATGTGGAAGGCGGACGTGGTCGAAAGCTGGATCGCGGACAAGGAGAATCACGTCAAATCGGAGGAATTCGGGCGTGATTTGTCCACTGTCCAAACGTTGCTCACGAAGCAAGAGACATTCGATGCTG GTCTCTCGGCATTTGAGCACGAGGGAATCCATAATATAACCGCACTGAAGGATCAGCTGATCAACGCGAACCACGCCCAGTCCGCCGCTATTCTCAAGCGCCACGAAGATGTGCTGACTCGCTGGCAGAAGCTGCGCGCCGATTCTGAGGCTCGCAAGTACCGCCTGCTGAACATGCAAGATCAGTTCCGCCAGATTGAAGATCTCTACCTCACTTTTGCTAAGAAAGCGTCAGCTTTCAACTCGTGGTTCGAGAACGCGGAAGAAGATCTTACCGATCCGGTGCGCTGCAACTCGATCGAAGAGATCAAGGCATTGCGGGAGGCGCATGCTGCTTTCCAGGCATCGCTTTCGTCGGCCCAAGTCGATTTCCAGGCGTTGGCTGCGTTGGATCAGAAGATCAAGAGTTTCAACGTTGGCCCGAACCCGTACACATGGTTCACGATGGAGGCGCTTGAGGACACCTGGCGAAATCTGCAGAAGATCATCGAGGAGCGCGATGCGGAGCTGGCGAAGGAAGTGCATCGTCAGGAAGAGAACGACAAGTTGCGCAAGGAGTTCGCCAAGCACGCCAATCTGTTCCACCAGTGGCTGACGGAGACCAG ATACAACATTCTTGGCTGGGATAAAAATGG AACGTCGCTCATGGACGGCTCAGGCTCGTTGGAGGAGCAGTTTGAGGCGCTCTGCCACAAGGCGAACGAAATCCGTGCCCGACGAGGCGATTTGAAGAAGATCGAGGAGTTGGGCGCCACGCTAGAGGAGCATCTGATTCTGGACAATCGTTACACGGAACACTCGACGGTTGGTTTGGCGCAGCAGTGGGATCAGCTAGATCAGCTTGCCATGCGCATGCAGCACAACCTGAAGCAGCAGATACAGGCCCGCAACCAGTCGGGTGTCTCCGAGGATTCGCTGAAGGAGTTCTCGATGATGTTCAAGCACTTCGACAAGGACAAGAGCGGCAAGCTGAATCACCAAGAGTTCAAGTCGTGTCTGCGTGCCCTCGGTTACGATCTGCCAATGGTGGAAGAGGGTCAACCAGATCCAGAGTTCGAGGAGATCCTGAACGTTGTCGACCCGAACCGCGACGGCCAGGTATCGCTGCAGGAGTATATCGCTTTCATGATATCGAAGGAAACGGAGAACGTGCAAAGCTTCGAGGAAATCGAGAATGCCTTCCGCGCGATCACGGCCTCCGATCCCCGTCCCCGCCCTTACGTCACCAAGGAGGAACTCTATTCC AACCTCACCAAAGACATGGCGGACTACTGCGTGCAGCGCATGAAACCGTACAACGACCCGAAGACCGGTCATCCGATTACGGGCGCCCTGGATTACGTGGAGTTCACCAGAACGTTATTCCAAAATTAA